In candidate division WOR-3 bacterium, the following are encoded in one genomic region:
- the rpsI gene encoding 30S ribosomal protein S9 has translation MDSNTYFATGSRKTATAKVWLISGETEHTVNGRSLLSYFGREDLVKVALTPLQVTGMTSFGVRSVVAGGGLSAQAAAVSLGIARALLRFNPELRGTLKAADLLKRDPREKERMKYGLAKRRKRFQWTKR, from the coding sequence ATGGATTCAAACACTTATTTTGCAACTGGCTCGCGCAAAACCGCTACTGCCAAAGTATGGTTAATTTCAGGAGAAACTGAGCATACTGTAAACGGGCGGTCACTGCTGAGCTATTTCGGCCGGGAGGATCTGGTAAAAGTTGCCCTTACTCCGCTGCAAGTAACGGGGATGACCAGCTTTGGTGTACGCAGCGTGGTCGCTGGCGGCGGACTGTCAGCTCAGGCGGCTGCAGTTTCCCTGGGAATCGCCCGCGCCCTTTTGCGGTTTAACCCCGAACTCAGGGGGACATTAAAGGCGGCGGACCTCCTCAAACGGGATCCGCGGGAAAAGGAAAGAATGAAATACGGACTGGCAAAAAGAAGGAAGCGGTTCCAGTGGACCAAACGTTAA
- a CDS encoding 50S ribosomal protein L25, translated as MAQIKASIRTETGKSRIRKLRRTGMLPAVMYGHGDPSLMLSLSAHEFMMLLKELKGHAPIVDVVIDGQGTTRCVIKTIQRNPIDGSFLHVDFQKVHLHEKITMNVPVILHGTAEGVKQGGMLELLLREIPVRATIDRIPEHIDIDITHLKMGHSIHISDLKYPEIEFALPPESAIVTILTPRKLAAAAEATTPQPEAPAEPEVIKEKKKEETGSEEGKAEAEAKKKEEKK; from the coding sequence ATGGCACAAATTAAAGCAAGTATCAGAACCGAAACCGGAAAATCAAGAATTAGAAAACTCCGCCGTACCGGGATGCTGCCGGCGGTGATGTATGGACACGGTGATCCGTCACTCATGCTTTCCCTTTCCGCCCATGAGTTCATGATGCTCTTGAAGGAACTGAAAGGTCATGCACCGATTGTTGATGTTGTAATTGACGGACAGGGGACGACCCGCTGTGTTATCAAGACGATCCAGCGTAATCCGATTGACGGTTCATTTCTTCATGTGGACTTTCAGAAAGTGCATCTCCACGAAAAGATCACAATGAATGTCCCGGTAATTCTTCACGGAACTGCTGAAGGCGTAAAACAGGGCGGCATGCTCGAACTGTTGTTGCGGGAAATTCCGGTGCGCGCTACAATTGACAGGATACCGGAACATATTGACATCGACATCACTCATCTGAAAATGGGACACAGTATTCACATCTCCGACCTGAAGTATCCGGAAATCGAGTTTGCGCTCCCGCCGGAATCGGCAATCGTCACCATTCTGACGCCACGCAAACTGGCAGCTGCTGCCGAAGCAACCACACCCCAGCCGGAGGCCCCGGCTGAACCCGAAGTCATCAAGGAAAAGAAGAAGGAAGAAACGGGCAGCGAAGAAGGTAAGGCAGAAGCAGAAGCCAAGAAGAAAGAAGAGAAAAAATAG
- the tsf gene encoding translation elongation factor Ts — MDKVVELRRRTGAGVMDCKTALEEANGNIEQAIEILRKRGIAKAAKKAERPTAAGVIDAYIHPGERLGVLIEVDVETDFVARNQEFRRFVRDVAMHIAACDPIAIDRNGVPPEVIERERRIYQEQAAQTGKPPQVVEKIVAGKIEKFYAEVCLLEQQFVKAPEKTVGDYLKENIAKFGENIVIRRFARFKLGE; from the coding sequence ATGGACAAGGTTGTTGAATTGAGAAGACGGACCGGTGCCGGCGTGATGGACTGCAAGACCGCGTTAGAAGAGGCAAACGGCAATATCGAGCAGGCGATTGAAATTCTGCGCAAGCGCGGAATTGCTAAAGCAGCCAAGAAGGCAGAACGGCCAACCGCCGCCGGCGTCATTGACGCCTACATCCATCCCGGTGAACGGCTGGGTGTGCTGATTGAAGTTGATGTGGAAACCGACTTTGTTGCCCGGAATCAGGAGTTCCGACGGTTTGTGCGTGATGTCGCCATGCATATTGCCGCCTGTGACCCGATTGCCATTGACCGCAACGGGGTGCCACCAGAAGTGATTGAACGAGAACGCCGAATCTATCAGGAACAGGCAGCGCAGACCGGAAAACCCCCTCAGGTAGTAGAGAAGATTGTGGCCGGTAAGATTGAGAAATTTTATGCTGAGGTCTGTCTGCTGGAACAGCAGTTCGTGAAAGCACCGGAGAAAACTGTTGGCGATTATCTAAAGGAAAATATCGCCAAGTTCGGTGAAAACATCGTAATCCGGCGATTCGCCCGGTTCAAACTGGGTGAGTAA
- the pth gene encoding aminoacyl-tRNA hydrolase has protein sequence MTIFGLGNPGPRYAYTRHNAGFLVVDTIAHRLGIRFHHLPGSLVGRTVIDAKPLTLVKPLLFMNNSGVVVKEHLSRNPDHFLVVVDDIALPFGTLRLRPKGSDGGHKGLASIIFYLKTDNFPRLRIGIGSPDGVEAAEYVLSPWTDEETRQLPEVLNRAADACLFVFQHGLEMAMNRFNTSTRNSIVPPPKERMVSQ, from the coding sequence ATGACCATCTTCGGGCTGGGAAACCCCGGACCACGATACGCTTATACCCGGCATAATGCCGGTTTTCTGGTTGTTGATACTATCGCCCACCGGCTCGGCATCCGGTTTCATCATCTCCCTGGAAGCCTTGTAGGACGAACGGTTATTGACGCCAAGCCTCTCACTCTGGTCAAACCGCTTCTGTTCATGAACAATTCAGGTGTTGTCGTTAAGGAACATCTTTCCCGAAATCCGGATCATTTTCTCGTAGTGGTCGACGATATTGCCCTGCCGTTCGGGACTCTGAGACTGCGTCCTAAAGGTTCTGACGGTGGACACAAAGGACTGGCATCGATCATCTTTTACCTGAAGACTGATAACTTTCCTCGCCTGCGTATCGGCATCGGCAGCCCCGACGGTGTTGAGGCGGCTGAATATGTCCTCTCACCCTGGACCGACGAGGAAACAAGGCAGTTACCTGAGGTGCTGAACCGGGCGGCCGATGCCTGCCTGTTCGTCTTCCAGCACGGTCTGGAAATGGCAATGAACCGCTTTAATACATCGACCCGGAACTCTATCGTACCGCCACCAAAAGAAAGGATGGTATCACAGTGA
- the rpsB gene encoding 30S ribosomal protein S2, which translates to MDQTLTIKQLLEAGLHFGHHARRWNPKMKPYIFGKRNGIFIIDLEKTLERLSVAYNAARSITESGKDIIFVGTKQQARPIIEEEARRCGAPFVTVRWVGGLLTNFNVVSTRITRLAELERILSNTQLTAPKKETLRLQREYRTLSKLFNGLQQLDRLPGAIYVVDPVREATAVAEARRMKIPVIALIDTNGNPELIDYPIPGNDDALRSIRLVTSHIASAVMEGKKQFETEVEEKTEAKADKEG; encoded by the coding sequence GTGGACCAAACGTTAACCATCAAACAACTCTTGGAAGCCGGGTTACATTTCGGACACCATGCCCGGCGCTGGAATCCGAAGATGAAACCGTACATCTTCGGAAAGCGGAATGGCATCTTCATTATCGACCTCGAAAAGACACTCGAACGACTGAGCGTTGCCTATAATGCGGCGCGTTCCATTACCGAATCTGGAAAAGATATAATTTTTGTCGGGACAAAACAACAGGCAAGACCGATTATTGAGGAGGAGGCACGGCGCTGTGGCGCCCCGTTCGTTACTGTGCGCTGGGTAGGAGGACTGCTGACCAATTTCAATGTTGTCTCTACCAGAATCACCCGGCTGGCAGAACTGGAGCGCATCCTTAGTAATACCCAGCTGACCGCCCCGAAAAAAGAGACCCTGCGACTGCAGCGGGAATACCGGACACTATCCAAACTGTTCAACGGGCTGCAACAGCTGGACCGGCTGCCCGGCGCAATTTATGTGGTTGATCCGGTCCGGGAAGCGACCGCGGTTGCCGAAGCCCGGAGGATGAAAATTCCGGTCATTGCCCTGATCGATACTAATGGCAATCCGGAACTCATCGACTATCCGATCCCGGGAAATGATGATGCCCTCCGGTCGATCCGCCTGGTAACGAGTCATATTGCCAGTGCGGTAATGGAAGGCAAAAAGCAGTTTGAAACTGAAGTCGAGGAAAAAACTGAGGCTAAGGCAGATAAGGAAGGATAA
- a CDS encoding uridine monophosphate kinase gives MSNYYRRILLKLSGAVFAQEALLSSVIKQLCQLNELGIQVAVVPGGGNILRGRETANMDRVAADSIGMLATVLNGIRLSELLGKHLPVHHLAAFPVGNLVPGYSVHQARAHLGQGALLILSGGTGNPFFSTDSAAALRAAELKLDAVLKGTRVSGVFSADPETEPGAVFYPRLTYEEVINRNLKVLDRTAVILCQQYSIPIVVFDINQPSAILDIVRGEKIGSVIC, from the coding sequence GTGAGTAACTACTACCGACGAATTCTGCTCAAATTATCCGGTGCAGTCTTTGCTCAAGAGGCACTGTTATCCTCGGTCATTAAACAACTCTGTCAGTTAAACGAGCTTGGCATTCAGGTTGCCGTCGTCCCCGGAGGGGGAAATATTCTGCGGGGCCGGGAAACCGCCAATATGGACCGTGTAGCTGCAGACAGTATCGGCATGCTGGCAACCGTACTCAACGGCATTCGTCTGTCCGAACTTCTAGGAAAACATCTGCCAGTGCACCACTTGGCTGCTTTCCCGGTAGGAAATCTCGTTCCCGGCTATTCGGTTCACCAAGCCCGGGCACATCTGGGACAGGGAGCATTACTGATTTTGTCCGGTGGTACTGGCAACCCATTCTTTTCGACCGACTCAGCGGCTGCATTGCGGGCAGCAGAGCTGAAGCTGGATGCAGTGCTTAAGGGGACGAGAGTCTCAGGTGTGTTTTCTGCCGACCCGGAGACCGAACCTGGAGCGGTTTTTTATCCCCGCCTGACTTATGAAGAAGTAATAAACAGGAATCTGAAAGTGCTGGATCGGACAGCCGTTATTCTGTGCCAGCAGTATTCAATACCAATTGTGGTATTTGACATTAATCAGCCGTCGGCTATTTTAGATATAGTGAGAGGGGAAAAAATCGGGAGTGTGATATGTTAG
- a CDS encoding MBL fold metallo-hydrolase: MNTSHVIAAGSKLKAELVAFDSFGVKGMCTCIHTPEITVVTDPGVSAQTEQFPLPAEVREKLREQYEYKVKSRCAEAEAIVISHYHLDHFFDLRDPAIYGGKIIFLKSFYDQPAAQQETARRFLKTIDGLPREIVIADGRRFQFGKTEIGFSPPVWHGAAEAEPGKVIMTEVCRGRNRILISSDVAGPVDVETTDLIASIKPSVLIIDGYPTMLHAYPTTSIPFVISLVNIIYLLLLPSVEVLVLDHHPARDYRYPALLLPLYQIARKMKKQFGTAAEVSEMKSAVLNALENYGTTRWHRWQPLTIEMFARLLDEALNSGNIRPAWLRQRLGIESGTVQDRLRQLST; encoded by the coding sequence ATGAACACCAGTCATGTAATCGCAGCCGGATCAAAGCTGAAGGCGGAGCTGGTAGCCTTTGATTCGTTCGGGGTCAAGGGGATGTGCACCTGCATCCACACGCCGGAAATTACTGTTGTCACCGACCCCGGAGTCTCAGCTCAGACTGAACAGTTCCCGCTCCCCGCCGAAGTCAGGGAAAAATTACGGGAACAGTATGAATATAAGGTAAAGAGCCGCTGCGCTGAAGCTGAGGCAATCGTCATTTCCCATTACCATCTCGATCACTTTTTTGACCTCCGGGACCCCGCAATTTACGGTGGTAAAATCATCTTTCTGAAATCATTTTATGATCAGCCGGCAGCACAGCAGGAAACCGCCCGGCGCTTTCTGAAGACAATTGACGGACTGCCGCGGGAGATTGTCATCGCAGACGGACGCCGTTTCCAATTCGGCAAAACTGAAATCGGCTTTTCTCCTCCTGTGTGGCATGGCGCAGCGGAGGCAGAACCGGGAAAAGTGATTATGACCGAAGTATGCCGGGGACGGAACCGGATACTGATTAGTTCTGATGTTGCCGGTCCGGTAGATGTTGAAACAACCGACTTAATCGCCAGCATCAAACCCAGCGTGTTAATCATTGATGGTTATCCCACCATGCTTCATGCCTATCCGACAACCAGCATTCCGTTTGTAATCAGTCTGGTCAATATCATCTATTTGCTGCTTCTGCCTTCGGTAGAGGTGCTGGTCCTTGACCATCATCCGGCTCGCGACTACCGCTATCCAGCACTACTGCTGCCCTTGTATCAGATCGCCCGGAAAATGAAAAAACAATTCGGCACGGCGGCTGAGGTGTCGGAAATGAAAAGTGCTGTACTGAATGCACTTGAGAACTACGGCACCACCCGCTGGCACCGCTGGCAACCACTGACGATAGAAATGTTTGCCCGGCTCCTTGATGAAGCACTGAATTCTGGAAACATCAGACCGGCATGGCTGCGACAGCGGCTCGGAATTGAGTCCGGCACGGTGCAGGACCGGCTGCGGCAATTGTCCACTTAG
- the rplM gene encoding 50S ribosomal protein L13 — MKIYAAKKEKIKGEWYLIDARDQILGRLASRIARLLMGKHRPTYTPHVDAGDHVVVINAGAIRVTGNKYEDKIYYRHINTKPGHLKQITYRQMVERFPTRPLKLAVLRMLPKNRLQARRIRRLHIYLNSDHKHQAQKLVPVEIE, encoded by the coding sequence ATGAAAATATACGCAGCTAAAAAGGAAAAAATCAAAGGTGAGTGGTATCTGATCGATGCCCGGGACCAGATTCTTGGCCGGCTTGCAAGCCGGATCGCACGGCTTTTAATGGGCAAACACCGGCCAACCTATACGCCCCATGTCGATGCGGGAGATCATGTGGTAGTTATCAACGCCGGCGCTATCCGTGTAACAGGAAATAAATATGAAGATAAGATTTATTACCGGCATATCAATACCAAGCCGGGGCATCTGAAACAGATCACTTACCGTCAGATGGTGGAACGATTTCCCACCCGACCGTTGAAACTGGCGGTATTGCGCATGCTGCCGAAAAATCGCCTTCAGGCACGGCGCATTCGCCGACTTCATATTTATTTAAACTCCGATCATAAGCATCAGGCGCAGAAACTTGTGCCCGTAGAAATAGAGTAA
- a CDS encoding single-stranded DNA-binding protein: MNDQKPSAANSSRGEGFSGPGLRLAYLNNVVVMGRLVADPDIRYTPKGTPHCTFRIAVNRRFKDQTSNEWREDTYFFTVSSWGPLADRLSDRLKKGSAVLVQGELRSRSWETQTGEKRSLVEIHGRSIQLLDRGAPIELETAEPEPDLPPDEETDITKDQLDDIPF, encoded by the coding sequence ATGAACGATCAGAAACCAAGTGCTGCAAATTCATCCCGGGGCGAAGGTTTCTCGGGCCCGGGACTGCGTCTTGCCTATCTGAATAACGTTGTAGTCATGGGACGGCTGGTTGCCGACCCGGACATCCGTTACACCCCCAAGGGAACTCCGCACTGCACCTTCCGGATCGCAGTCAACCGACGATTCAAAGATCAGACCAGCAATGAGTGGCGGGAAGACACTTACTTTTTTACTGTTAGTAGCTGGGGACCGCTGGCAGACCGGCTCTCCGACCGGCTGAAGAAAGGCTCGGCAGTTCTGGTCCAGGGCGAACTGCGGTCCCGCTCCTGGGAAACTCAAACGGGTGAAAAACGGAGCTTGGTAGAGATCCACGGCCGAAGCATCCAACTGCTTGACCGGGGTGCCCCGATTGAACTGGAAACGGCTGAACCGGAACCGGACCTGCCCCCCGATGAGGAAACTGATATCACCAAGGATCAGCTCGATGACATACCGTTTTAA
- the rpsF gene encoding 30S ribosomal protein S6, whose product MNNYELAAIIDGNLNEESVIRIRQELEQLLKNHGGSVLDARTERRAFAYPIRKQREGTYIFINFQSPPTTPENLRRDLLHREELLRLAIFRLPQQKTTEPAHNEAPTPTSTV is encoded by the coding sequence ATGAACAATTATGAGCTGGCGGCAATAATTGATGGTAATCTGAATGAAGAGTCGGTAATCAGAATCCGTCAAGAACTGGAGCAGTTACTGAAAAACCATGGGGGCAGTGTACTTGATGCCAGAACGGAACGCCGCGCCTTCGCCTATCCGATCCGGAAACAGCGTGAAGGCACATATATTTTCATCAACTTCCAGTCCCCCCCTACTACTCCGGAAAACCTCAGGCGCGACCTGCTGCATCGAGAGGAATTGCTGCGGCTTGCAATCTTTAGGCTGCCCCAGCAGAAGACAACTGAACCAGCGCATAACGAAGCACCAACCCCGACATCAACGGTATGA
- the ychF gene encoding redox-regulated ATPase YchF yields MKVGLVGLPNVGKSSLFNLLTGAGARVDLFPFTTIEKNVGIVAVPDERLNRIADVIKPKKVTPAHIEFVDIAGLVKGASSGEGLGNRFLAHIREVDLLLHLVRNFSTPDIPHILDSVDPDRDVEIVESELAIADLTVVEKRLASAVKEPESPHKHHLIAALKKLDTALQRSFQPPDLTLEEKHTVRELALFVLKPVLYALNCSDAEPADLSHFPKLARRQPILFSALLEQVLADLSETDRREMRLSLNLHPEGPGAIVSACFTTLNLRRFYTVKGEETRAWSAPAGTTALDAAYMIHSDIGSGFIKAEVVNWQDLITAGSFSAAHNAGKVKIEGKSYLIQDGDVLLIRFK; encoded by the coding sequence GTGAAAGTCGGACTGGTAGGTCTGCCCAATGTGGGCAAAAGTTCCCTGTTCAATCTGTTAACCGGTGCGGGCGCCCGGGTCGATCTTTTCCCGTTTACTACAATTGAAAAAAATGTCGGTATCGTTGCCGTACCCGATGAGCGGTTAAATCGGATCGCTGATGTCATCAAGCCGAAGAAAGTAACCCCGGCACACATCGAGTTTGTCGACATTGCCGGACTGGTAAAAGGTGCTAGTTCGGGCGAAGGGCTGGGAAACAGATTTCTTGCTCATATCCGTGAGGTAGACCTGCTGCTTCATCTTGTCCGCAATTTCTCCACACCTGACATTCCGCACATCCTAGACTCAGTCGATCCGGACCGGGATGTGGAAATCGTCGAATCCGAGCTGGCGATCGCTGACCTCACCGTCGTGGAAAAAAGACTGGCATCGGCAGTAAAGGAACCGGAGAGCCCCCACAAGCACCACCTGATTGCCGCCCTGAAGAAACTGGACACCGCACTTCAGCGCTCGTTTCAACCTCCAGATCTTACACTGGAAGAAAAGCATACGGTCCGAGAGCTCGCTCTCTTTGTGCTGAAACCGGTCCTCTATGCACTGAACTGTTCTGACGCTGAACCGGCAGATCTCAGCCATTTCCCAAAGCTTGCCCGGCGTCAGCCGATTCTGTTTTCCGCACTACTGGAACAGGTGCTTGCCGATCTTTCTGAAACTGACCGGCGGGAAATGCGTCTCAGCCTCAATCTTCATCCTGAAGGACCGGGGGCAATTGTAAGTGCCTGTTTTACTACCCTGAATCTCCGCCGATTCTACACTGTGAAGGGAGAAGAAACCCGCGCCTGGTCGGCACCAGCGGGCACTACTGCACTTGATGCTGCCTATATGATACACTCTGACATTGGCAGTGGTTTTATCAAGGCAGAAGTGGTCAACTGGCAGGACCTGATTACCGCCGGTAGTTTTTCGGCTGCCCATAATGCCGGCAAGGTAAAAATTGAAGGTAAAAGCTATCTGATTCAGGATGGCGATGTCCTCTTGATCAGATTCAAATAA
- a CDS encoding phosphatidate cytidylyltransferase translates to MKSNFRGRLIIGLLLALLVSFVILRLHPLVLAVLTGAWSILATLEFLNLLRRAEILLPNWLILMLEVLIMFSAYFQLLPEFLILTIAFLFITPLFFRSPLPRIPVYSLFTVIYLGYLPAHLILLRQFAGEKNYSAWLVLFPLALTWLSDTGAYAVGKILGRKKIAPRISPNKTLEGAIAGLATAAAVSSLWLPKLPPFSSQPFLIAPLTGIFLSAAGQTGDLFESIFKRAVDIKDSGRTLGEHGGFLDRVDSLLFALPAFYYLVLLIAR, encoded by the coding sequence ATGAAAAGTAATTTCAGGGGAAGACTGATTATCGGCCTGCTTCTCGCCCTGCTGGTCAGCTTTGTCATTCTCCGGCTTCATCCCTTGGTCCTTGCAGTTCTTACGGGTGCATGGAGTATTCTGGCGACCCTGGAATTTCTGAATCTGTTGCGCCGGGCGGAAATTCTGCTCCCAAACTGGCTGATACTGATGCTCGAAGTACTGATTATGTTCTCTGCCTATTTCCAGCTGCTGCCTGAATTTCTGATTCTAACCATCGCCTTCCTCTTCATCACCCCGCTTTTCTTCCGTTCACCTCTGCCCCGAATCCCGGTCTATTCACTGTTTACGGTCATCTATCTTGGTTACCTCCCGGCACATCTAATTTTGCTCCGGCAGTTCGCCGGGGAAAAAAATTACAGTGCTTGGCTCGTACTTTTCCCCCTCGCACTCACCTGGCTGAGTGACACCGGAGCATACGCAGTCGGGAAAATTCTCGGGCGGAAAAAGATCGCCCCCAGAATCAGTCCAAACAAGACTCTGGAAGGTGCAATCGCCGGTCTGGCAACGGCTGCTGCAGTCAGCAGCCTCTGGCTGCCGAAACTGCCCCCCTTCAGTTCCCAACCTTTCTTGATTGCACCGCTTACCGGTATCTTCCTGTCCGCTGCTGGTCAAACCGGAGATCTGTTCGAATCAATTTTCAAACGGGCAGTGGATATCAAGGACAGCGGCCGGACGCTGGGAGAACATGGAGGATTTCTGGACCGTGTCGATTCATTGCTTTTCGCCCTGCCTGCATTTTACTATCTGGTTCTGCTCATCGCCAGATGA
- the frr gene encoding ribosome recycling factor → MLEKLYTECRNKMTRAVEVLAAEFARIRTARANPAILDGVRVEYYGTPTPLRQVANISAPEPRQLIVQPWDRTLLPEIEKAILKAELGLTPKVEANLVRIPIPPLTEERRRELAKLCSKLTEDARVAVRNVRRDFIEEIKKLEKEKKISEDDAKGAQKKIQEITDEFIKKLDDLLAKKQGEIMER, encoded by the coding sequence ATGTTAGAAAAACTTTACACTGAATGTCGGAACAAAATGACCCGTGCCGTCGAAGTGCTGGCGGCGGAGTTCGCCCGCATTCGTACCGCCCGAGCCAACCCGGCAATCCTGGATGGAGTGAGGGTAGAGTATTATGGCACCCCGACTCCGCTCCGTCAGGTCGCCAATATCTCGGCGCCCGAACCGCGCCAGCTGATCGTTCAGCCGTGGGATCGAACCCTGCTGCCAGAAATTGAAAAGGCAATCCTGAAGGCAGAATTGGGACTGACTCCAAAAGTGGAAGCCAATCTTGTCCGGATTCCAATCCCCCCCCTCACAGAAGAACGGCGCCGGGAACTGGCTAAACTGTGTTCCAAACTTACCGAAGATGCCCGGGTGGCGGTACGTAATGTGCGCCGAGACTTTATAGAGGAAATAAAGAAACTGGAGAAGGAAAAGAAAATTTCTGAAGACGATGCCAAAGGTGCACAGAAAAAGATTCAGGAAATTACCGACGAATTTATCAAGAAACTCGATGACCTTTTGGCAAAAAAGCAGGGCGAAATAATGGAAAGATAG
- the uppS gene encoding polyprenyl diphosphate synthase, producing the protein MPTANDLKIPVHIAVIMDGNGRWARQRGLPRQLGHRQGVKALREIVRTCGEIGVKFLTAFTFSTENWQRPAQEIENLMKLLARAIEQEQAELIKNNVRVRAIGRLTDLPEWVQKKLRTLISETKTNTGLNLTLALSYGGRAEIIDALKKAYTLWRSGRLSRPPRAEEEFTQLLYDPELPPVDLLIRTGGEQRISNFLLWQSAYAELFFTETLWPDFRREQLMAAIADFSRRQRRFGRIDEK; encoded by the coding sequence ATGCCCACTGCCAATGACCTCAAAATCCCGGTCCATATTGCGGTTATTATGGATGGCAACGGCCGGTGGGCTCGCCAACGGGGATTACCTCGGCAGCTGGGTCATCGGCAGGGGGTCAAGGCGCTGCGCGAAATTGTCCGGACCTGCGGTGAAATTGGAGTAAAGTTTCTCACCGCTTTTACCTTCTCCACCGAAAACTGGCAGCGGCCGGCTCAGGAGATTGAGAACCTGATGAAACTTCTGGCACGGGCGATAGAACAGGAACAGGCTGAGTTAATAAAAAACAATGTCCGGGTCCGAGCGATTGGCAGATTGACAGACCTCCCTGAATGGGTTCAAAAAAAACTCCGCACGCTGATTTCCGAAACCAAAACCAACACCGGACTGAATCTAACACTGGCACTCAGCTACGGTGGCCGCGCAGAAATTATCGACGCGCTGAAAAAGGCATATACACTCTGGCGCAGCGGTCGGCTCAGCCGACCGCCCCGCGCTGAAGAGGAATTTACTCAGCTGCTTTACGATCCGGAATTGCCCCCAGTAGACCTGCTGATCCGCACCGGCGGTGAACAGCGGATTTCCAATTTCCTGCTCTGGCAGAGTGCCTATGCCGAACTGTTCTTTACTGAAACACTCTGGCCCGATTTCCGCCGGGAACAACTGATGGCAGCAATCGCCGATTTCTCCCGGCGCCAGCGCCGGTTCGGAAGAATCGATGAAAAGTAA